A window of Pseudophryne corroboree isolate aPseCor3 chromosome 12, aPseCor3.hap2, whole genome shotgun sequence contains these coding sequences:
- the VTI1B gene encoding vesicle transport through interaction with t-SNAREs homolog 1B: MMRKQNMSSEQFETLHELFKGHYEHLQRLPPKLETCYGEQYKSLLREFNDKQLEANDMLIQMEEELKGAPMPFQHQMMSKLRVYKRGLVELQTDVKNLARSSGLSAGDSRKRGYSMENEQNTAMQSQRTLLLQGHESLNRTTDSIARSHYLAAETDAVGRDIVEELGGQREQLERTKGRLVNTSENLSKSRKILRAMSRKIVTNRLLLVIIIVLELAILAGLVYYKFFRKS; the protein is encoded by the exons ATGATGAGGAAACAGAACATGTCTTCAGAGCAGTTTGAAACGTTACATGAGCTGTTTAAGGGGCACTATGAGCATCTGCAGAGGCTGCCCCCAAAGCTGGAGACCTGCTATGGAG AGCAGTACAAAAGTCTTCTCCGAGAATTTAATGACAAACAGCTAGAAGCGAATGACATG CTGATACAAATGGAGGAAGAATTAAAAGGTGCACCAATGCCGTTCCAACACCAGATGATGAGCAAGCTGCGTGTATACAAGAGAGGCCTCGTGGAACTGCAGACGGACGTAAAGAACCTCGCTCGGAGTAGCGGACTGTCTGCCGGCGACAGCCGGAAGAGGGGTTACAGTATGGAGAATGAGCAGAAT ACGGCTATGCAGTCACAAAGAACGTTGCTTCTCCAAGGCCACGAGAGCCTGAACAGAACCACGGACAGTATAGCCAGATCCCACTATTTAGCTGCTGAAACGGACGCCGTTGGCCGGGACATTGTAGAGGAACTGGGTGGACAGAGGGAGCAGCTGGAACGGACAAAGGGACGG TTGGTGAACACCAGTGAGAATCTGAGTAAAAGTAGGAAGATCCTGCGCGCTATGTCCCGGAA AATTGTGACAAACCGACTTCTGCTGGTCATTATCATTGTTCTTGAACTCGCCATTCTTGCTGGTTTAGTCTACTATAAATTCTTCCGCAAATCCTGA
- the SSR2 gene encoding translocon-associated protein subunit beta, with protein MKVLFAALLALLAVARCEEGARLLGSKSLLNRYAVEGKDLTLQYNIYNVGSSAALDVELSDDSFPPEDFGIVSGMLSVKWDRIAPASNVSHTVVLRPLKAGYFNFTSATITYLAQEGLQVVVGYTSAPGQGGILAQREFDRRFSPHFLDWAAFGVMTLPSIGIPLLLWYSSKRKYDTPKPKKN; from the exons ATGAAGGTTCTATTTGCTGCCTTGCTGGCCCTCCTGGCCGTGGCTCGCTGTGAGGAGGGGGCTCGGTTACTAGGCTCTAAGTCCCTGCTGAACCGCTACGCTGTGGAGGGTAAAGATCTAACGCTTCAATACAACATCTACAACGTGGGATCCAG CGCGGCTCTGGACGTGGAGCTCTCCGATGATTCCTTCCCACCTGAAGATTTCGGGATAGTCTCCGGCATGCTGAGCGTAAAGTGGGACAGAATCGCTCC CGCTAGCAATGTTTCCCACACAGTGGTCCTGCGTCCCCTGAAAGCCGGGTACTTCAACTTCACCTCCGCCACCATCACTTACCTGGCACAGGAAGGGTTACAAGTTGTG GTGGGGTACACCAGCGCCCCCGGACAAGGAGGAATACTGGCTCAACGGGAATTTGACAGAAGATTCTCCCCTCATTTT CTGGACTGGGCAGCCTTTGGGGTGATGACCCTCCCATCCATCGGGATCCCGCTTCTCCTATGGTACTCCAGCAAGAGAAAATATGACACCCCCAAGCCTAAGAAGAACTGA